The Helicoverpa armigera isolate CAAS_96S chromosome 5, ASM3070526v1, whole genome shotgun sequence sequence TATCTTCATAATATACAGGCTATATTATAGTACCTTTAACTATTCTGGACATTAGAATAAGGATTTGAGAGGTCCAAAAGGTGGCAAAAAAAATTGACACTTATCAAATTCTGAAAGCAGTTCCACCTACGTCTTGCTTCTTATCAGGTAGCCTCTGCCAGCGGGTATACCCACATTCAGTAGGAACTATTTGgtacagagcttttaaaagcaggaggtaagcccgtactgggggagctccagaagctttttaatgccgtcctgtttgaagggagaactccagaggcgtggagtaggagtgttgtcgtcctgttcttcaaaaagggagacaaaacccagttgaagaactatcgacccatttccctcctaagccacgtctataagctgttctcaagagtgatcacgaaccgacttgcgcgaagactcgacgaattccaaccaccggagcaggctgggtttcggagcggatacggcaccatagaccacatccacacagtgcggcagattatacagaagaccgaagagtataatcagcccctgtgtctagcatttgtggactatgagaaggcctttgactcggttgaaatctggtctgttctggagtccctgcagcgttgtcaagtagattggcgatacatccaagtgatgagatgtctctacgaagccgctacaatgtccgtccaagtacagaatcagcaaacaaggcccataccgttgcatcgaggagtgagacaagggatgttatttccccgaaactgttcactaatgcaatggaggatatgttcaagacgctgaactggaaaggacgcggcatcaacatcaatggcgaacacatctctcacttgagatttgctgacgatatcgtcatcatggcggaaacgctgcaggacctacaacagatgcttaacgacctggctgaatcttctctacgcatcggcctacggatgaacttggacaaaaccaaggtcatgttcaatgaacatgttctaccggaaccgattgcgatacacggcgccgttctcgaagttgttcggaaatatgtatacctcgggcagacattgcagttaggtagaaacaactttgaggacgaggtgaataggagaattcagttgggttgggctgcatttgggaagctacgtcgagtcctaacatcgtcgattccacagtgcctaaagacaaaagtcttcaatcagtgcgtcctacctgtcatgacttacggagccgaaacgtggacactgacggtacggctggtccacaagtttaaagtcgctcagcgggctatggaaagagctatgctcggcgtttctctgagggatcgcatcagaaatgaggtaatccgtcagagaaccaaggtcatcgacatagcctaccgaatcagcaagctgaagtggcagtgggctggccatattagccgaagaaccgataaccgttggggtaaacgagttctagagtggagaccgcgcctcggcaaacgtagtgtaggacgtcctcaggcacggtggagtgatgacttgcgcaagacggctggcaggagctggatgcgagaagccgaaaatcgatctcagtggcgtgcacttggagaggcctatgtccagcagtggactgcgataggctgatgatgatgatgatttggtACTCCCATATACAAAGTAacctataaccttcctcgataaatgggctatctgacacAGGAAAATTCTTCAAGTCAGTCCAGTTGTAACAAAGTTTCGCCCATCAATCAAACCCTTCCAAATCAAAATCGCTTATCTCTTATACCTTAGCTCCAAAATGGTCACTACTTAGAGGCGGGGCATCCCTACCATCGTCACCATAGTCCATGTTGTCCATAGGTCTTAGATCATTAAACCAACCGGAACCGCACACAACATTTCTATGCGgaaaaagtctgccaatttacGCGCAGGTGGCTAGGCAACAAATAATGATAGCTTCttcatgcattttcgatcacacaaaaaaattgccaaaaacACATGCATAAACTTGACGCACCGTTGACAGGAGTCTAGAGCCATCTCATCCCTGGTTTTAGATCGCCCGATTCATACACCTACTACATGCATTGCAAAAGTTCAGACATAAAAAGCGGGCTGGTTGTTAGGGACGAGATGGTTCTAAGAGAAATAAGAAGAGGATGATTCGAAAGCACAGCAGTAGCTTCTCGTGTTGGTTAAATAATCTAAGCCATAGACCACCACGGCCAGTCTTACTCGTAAACACATTTTATTGTCATTGTTTTAGGTAATCGTAGTTCGTAATGCGGAATTAGCATGACTGTCAGGCCTACGTATATGTTCGCTTGTTCATCGGCTAGATAGTCTTTTGTCATTTTCCTTTGGGGTAGGACCATGTAAGTTTTGCTGGTGAATGGTCGAGATGAAGCAGGAtctttttcttttccttttttttaatgagtgtTGGAAATATGGCTAAATAGGTACTGTTTTCAGATCTGGACTTAAACAAATTCTATGCTATTCCTATAAGATCAGTTTAATACAAAAGTATTTAGGTACTTCTTTTGTTGTAGATTCTTTCTTACTGTATAGATCTTTATTAATTAGGATTCCAATGCCTCTTTCTAGCTTTATACTGGTACAAGATATTTCAGTCTTTTTCCATAAACGACATAAAATGCAACCACTCTAGAACggctatttaaatatttaatttactcgCAACAatccaattaaaacaaaatgaaaatgaacTTTAAAACAACGGGCATAAGAGTCATTCAACTgcgattattttaattttttgctaTGCAGAACCACATTCCCAATTTGGCGGGATAGTGATTTTCTTAAGAATGATATTACCATTTAAACAAGTTATATaaccaaacaaatataaactttatGTCTATACAATAGAGGTCAGGGAACTGCAgatttatgtttgtttctttaaaagGGCACACTCGATACTGGTTGGAGCTAGATTGTCCTGCCTCGAGCAGTTCTTCATTCTCATTTCAAAATTGAACTTTAACCACTTCATTACTCAGTCCAATTCTCCTTGTCGCTTCTCAACGTCCAGTTGAACATAGGGCACAGCCTACGACTCGCAATATTAAGACCTATCCTCCTTAACTTAAAGTATGTTTTCCAATGGCAAGGTCTATGGTATGGTTTTGATGGGTCTGGACCACTGACGTCAATTAGCATTCTCAGAGACGAGTCTATGGTATAAACATAAAATCTCTTTGCTGTCATAATGGTATTCATGTGAAGTCCGTATGAATTGAACGGACCATTGTATGAGGTCTATTGtaatatataatttgattttagGACAATGTTATGATGGACTGGGCTTCAGTTTTGTGAGGTTTTATTCCATCTCATCATAGGTTAGGTTTATAGGAATGTAATTTTATGTGTAGGCTGGTAAGTTAACTATTGTAAACTAATAGATCCTTGTTTACCAATGGTTTTGTGAatatgcaaaattatttgatgAAAACATATGATACATATTCTGTaagagattttattaaaaacactacaaaaaacttttcaagcaaaataaaccaaaaattccACTATAGGTACTTGTAAATCAAGCTTAGGTACAGAAAATTCCAACCTATATCAAGAGTACATACCAACTAAGTTACAACTAAGTAAAGTACCTAACTTACTAAGTGAACATTGTAGTCGCCATCGGCTTTACGTTTTACGATGCTCCGATAACTTGAAGCGTACTTTAAACTACGTCACTCGTTCAAGTTATTACACTTTAACTTGAAGCTATAAATAGATGGTATTATGTTTTGTTGTGGCGTTTTGAAGAggatttggtatttttaaatataatataataggtatttaatataatgttcGGTTAAGTAAGTTATAATACGGTCAAGTGATTTTGCGTCCAGCGTCCAGAAGTCAGCCAGCTCAGAATATGCGTTTGTTCGTATGTTTTTTCTGTAGTGAAATAAATTACCTTCTATTAACCAACCTGCGGCAACAAGGTTATAAAATCTGTAGTCATTAATGGTTTACTTAAGGCTCTCTTTCAAATCTTCAGAAATCAGATTTCAGAACACAGATTTGTCAATCAATTGGTTAAATAACGATTTGAAGTTACACGAGTCCCTCAATCTAAGGAGCTCCTAAATATGGGTTTATCTTACGCTAATTCTCCTGTTTCTCTTTTCTAGGCTTCACGGGAACACAATGTGAGGTGGAGATTGACGAGTGTGCTAACAACCCGTGCTTGAACGGAGGCATCTGCCACGATATGATCAACGCCTTCAAATGTACTTGTGTCATTGGGTAAGTACACATTATCGTATAGGAGAATACTTATAGAACATAAATAGAACTATCATCTTTTGTGAGTGGAAAGTAAATGGAATCAGAATATGGTTTGAGTTATCTAAGCGCCTGGTTGACGCTTTTCGGGACCAAAAGGTTTATTTTGAGCAAAGAATTAGCTTTACGACTAATCTAGGCGACAGCAATGGGCATATTTCCTGATcatctaaatatttttgaagcaaTGCTTTTGAAAACTGTCCAAATAAGTTCTAACAATTGGTTAGTTTGTTTTACAAATTACATACTAAAGACTATTCTAATTTTCCATTTTTATCCTCAGTTTCACCGGCGCTCGTTGTCAAGTAAACATAGACGACTGTGCTTCGAGTCCTTGTCGCAATGGCGGGACTTGCCACGACTCAGTCGCTGGGTACACTTGTGAATGTCCACCTGGTTATACTGGTAAGTTTATCATAAGCCTTAGCGAAAACTACAGACCTTATAGTTaagcaaataatatattaaatgaaaatgaaaattaatcaaTGGACACAAGTCCTAATTGCTTGCGTCATAACAGTCACTGCAATTTCTGTGTCACGTTTAACTATCCCATGTTATCAAGCTGATAAAACTACGTCGCTAGAAGATGTAAGAAAAGCAAGTATTTATACCAACAAATTAGAATTTGACAAACTGTCTACCAAAATACAACATTCCTTCTATTTATCctatattttctgatttacaattttattcccCAGGTATGTCCTGCGAAACCAACAtaaacgactgcctatcagcTCCGTGTCATCGAGGAGAATGCATAGATGGAGACAACAGCTTTACTTGCAACTGCCACCCTGGGTACACAGGCAGGGTCTGTCAGACTCAGATCAACGAGTGCGAATCTAACCCTTGCCAGTTTGGAGGTAAGAACATTCTAACACGCCTTTAGGAAGAGTTCCTGGTTTATTTCAATAGCATTGTCAAAGATTGAAGAAGAGAGAGGACGAAGATCCAACATTTGATTTTCTTTCGGATCAAACGcccaacaaaatattttgactctCGATAGGTTCTAAATTAACAGCTTTCGTATTTTTATGGGCATCACTCAAAAGACATAATCATCATATtcctttttaactttattaaccTTATTACGTATTTAATGTCCTTAATAAACCTATCTCTCTCTCCAGGCCACTGCGAAGATCTGATCGGTGGCTACCAGTGCCGCTGCAAGCCTGGCACCTCCGGCCGCAACTGCGAGATCAACGTCAACGAGTGTTATTCCAACCCTTGCAGAAATGGCGCCACTTGCATCGATGGCATCAACAGGTAAGGATTGTTAATTTGGCTTAGAATTATGGTAAACACTTCCACTTTCATTTATTCTTCTTTACTCATGACATGAACTATGACATCACGAGCTCATTTGTTTAATAAGTTTTTCTTATACCTTGTCTTTTATTGATTGTTCTTTACTTATAAACTGCACTATGGTGTACTTATCTCTCATATATTTACTTCACTCGATCTATTATAGTATCTACTGCATGCTTTGTTATTGTCTTTTATTTCAATCCTATGCCTTTATTACTactgttcttttgttttcatattttgcactacgtattgtaataatattaatgcttctttattttctttacatgCAGCAATTATTTTGAGTAAGTTTCCAAACCACTTCTTAAAGCATGACGAGTttctaagtttgtttttgttgatttttacaCTGCATGTTGAGAAAATGATTGAAGGCTATCTATACTCTTTAAGTATATGACTTTGTTGcttttgattgatatttttatctatacCTTACGCTAACAGTCTCAAAAAAAATCGACTACCCAATTCAAGATCAATCCTTGAAACATTTCATAACAGTACCAAAAACGAAATGTGTCTTGATAATCATACCCTAAACTCTTCTTGAATCTGATGCCCAAAATATTCACCCAAATCACCAACATCATTGCTCATCATCATAACACTTCTTCACACCATCTAACGTGAACCCCGTTCCTCAGGTACACTTGCGAGTGCATCCCAGGGTTCACTGGCCAGCACTGCGAGACGAACATCAACGAGTGCCTCTCGAACCCCTGTGCCAACGGAGGGAAGTGCGTGGACAGGATCAACGGATTTCGGTGTGAATGCCCTAGAGGGTATTATGACGCTAGGTACGGACGGTAGCGGGTGCCGGACTACTTTAAGGGTTTTGGGATTAGATTTACCGAGTGCTGTCAAAATTTATACACTAAAGAAGAGGAATTCCAAATTTTACGCTCAAATTATTTGATACTATAGCTTAAGAACTGTTCCAACACGCAGATTCACCAAGCGACGTCCCAGTAAAtaccttatttaatttttaagtctTCGAAACTTCAACCCTTATGTCTTTGGAATATTATTCTTGCATACTATACAGTAAAACAAGACTTTCATACAATTTCATCTTTTCTGTTTTTCTAAGtacgatattaataaaatgttttctctgCAGATGCCTCTCAGATGTGAACGAGTGTGCTTCGAACCCCTGCATCAATGGTGGCTCCTGTGAAGATGGAGTCAACCAGTTCATCTGCCATTGTTTGCCTGGATACGGAGGTAAGTTCTGAATATTCatgatatgttttatttagcTGAATAATAACCTGGTCTGGTTGTGAGCCATGGTCAGTTCGTCACGATGTTGGCAACATAATTTGGAACTTTTCTCTTTGTTATTGCCCCTAAAATAAATTCCATATATCCATTGAAGAAAGCCTGGTatgatttgaaaagttttaaattgcATAGAGATTTAAAGGAGTGAGAAGGGTTATAAGCTTTCAGGACTTCTTGTCTCATATACTTCTTACGATCACTAAGTTTGTGAAGTGGAAATGGAAGTTAACGCATTTTCATTCCTATTTCAGGTCAACGCTGTGAACGTGATATTGACGAATGCAGTTCAAACCCGTGTCAGCACGGGGGAACTTGCCACGACAGGCTCAATGCTTACAAGTGTGATTGTGTACTTGGATTTACTGGTAAGTACACTAAGTTCAATTTATGGAATTCTGAGCATTTAATACAATGTAGACATAGCTTCATCAAGCAACCAAGAAAGCTTTTAGGAATGACCGGTCTGATTTATGATCTTAAGTCATGATCACCTTAGTTCATCATTAAACTTTCTTGCCTTCTCATGATCCTCATAAATATGTCAACTCAGCCACAGAAAATTCAGCAACTTTTATCATCCATTCCTTTTGAAGTTGTTTTTTCTGTTGAGCatagtatttaaaaattatatttattatgagTATTGATTGCATCATGCAAATCATTGAAACATTTAGTGGTTCTTTATAACTCTAAGGTCTTTCCTATCATACAACCAACCCTTATAACACCCTTTTTTCTCTCCTAGGTGTCAACTGCGAGACTAACATCGACGACTGCGCCGGCAACCCGTGTTTGCACGGCGGCTCGTGCATCGACCTCGTCAACGGCTACCGCTGCGTGTGCGCACCGCCGCACTCGGGACGCAACTGCGAGAATACTCTTGACCCTTGCACGCCTAACCAGTAAGTTGTTGGACTATAATTTCTAGCTAGCACTACGTGTCATTAAGTATTTCATTGGTGTTAACATTGCCAATGTAATAAGGAGCAATACTTAGTGACGTAATTTCTTCTACTTATTTGACACACGGATTGTTTTTAAAGACCATGATAACTTTAAGGATGATAGAAACAGGTTTATGCCATATTGCAATCATGTACCAATACCTATGTACTCTTCAAACCGATGTAACTTTAACGTCTCATTTTACAGCTCATCATCATTAATCCCACCTTCTACCATACTTAAAACCATACCAACATATTACAGCAACTGCTCACTCAGAACTTTTAACCCTGTGATCATAAAGTTTTACTTGACTACTATATACTTAATGTTCGATTGCTTCTAGCTTTAGCTACTATAAGAACCAAACCTGCAcaatatcaaataaaacactCTTAACATCACACTTTTCATCCCCAGATGTCGTCACGGCGGCCGCTGCGTAGCCGAAGCTTCCTACGCGGAGTTCACTTGTCAATGTCCAGTGGGCTGGACGGGAGCGCTGTGTGAACGTGACGTGGACGAGTGTGCGGTGACAGCCCCGTGTCACAATGAGGCGACGTGTATCAATACTGAGGGGTCCTATGCCTGTTTGTGTGCGAGGGGGTACGAGGGGAAGGATTGCGCTATTAATACTGATGATTGTGCTTCATGTGAgtattatagatttattttagtatttttttttaggtgtCTAAATGTGTAAAAGTTGGGTTAGCTTATAATTTCAATGCATATAGGAGACTCTAAATGCTTTGCTAGGTAATCTGCAAATCGGAGTTATAGATTCTCCTTACATGATTTCTTCAAGAGTTCAAGTTATGTTAAGGCAGTTAACACTTTTGCAGCTCAGCTCactaaatcttaaaataaagaaagaagatcTTTACATGCACCTACGAATCTGAGAAGATCACGATGAtatactacaaataaaatataatgtttcaaGCTCCTTTAAAATCTAAAGTCTACTCTTAATCTCAACCAAtatctattttaaataataatgctatCCTTTTATTCACAGTCCCATGCCAAAACGGTGCGACGTGTCTCGACTCGATCGGCGACTACAACTGCGTATGCGCAAGCGGCTTCGCGGGCAAGCACTGCGAGGTGGACATCGACGAGTGTCAGTCAAGGCCTTGTATGAACGGCGCTACTTGCAATCAGGTGAGAATAAGATCATAAAGACCATATTTTACTATACATGTACTAGAATTGGACTAAAGGCAGTTAACAAACTGATGATTCCAATCTAGACAAACATGTCATTGTAAACTTTCTCGTTAATATTTTGTAGCTCTTTATTTGATACAATCTTAAAAATGGATGTGCATAATTGAACAATGTGCAGAAAAACTATCCCACATATTTTTGATGTTGTGGTTAAAATTTATCGATTATAATGAATCTCAATTTAGACGTAGTACCTAAGACTCAAAAACAGCTATGATTTTCGTACGCTATCTTAAATAGGCACAacgacacacacacacattaaaTCCGatccaaattttaatatttactctTAATTTCCTCTTTCCAGTACGTTGCATCATACACATGCACCTGTCCTCTCGGCTTCTCGGGCATCAACTGCCAGACGAACGACGAGGACTGCACCGAGTCCAGCTGCATGAACGGTGGCACCTGCATCGATGGCATCAACTCTTACAACTGTTCTTGTCCTCCTGGGTAAGTTTCTTTGTTCATCTTTTAGGTCCTATATGAGATCTTGTATAGTTgttctctatattttttttattatcaaagaTAGTCATCGTTACTCTGGCATATAGCCTATATTTTGATCAAATCATcttattatacctacttgttTTGATATAAAAGAGTATCTTTATCCTATTCTTTTAAGACAGTAATTagtataaattgaataaaaatcaaCACAGCGCAACTTGAATTTGCCTTTTATTCTGTTTTACTTCTTGTtgcctttttacattattactcGAAGTACCAAACTCATTATCAGTCTCAGCAACTTATGCAACCGTCCTTCTATCATCATAATTTCCGtgtttaacatattttacttCTTCAATCATTTAACTTTCTATTTCTCCCTCAACAGCTACACAGGCTCCAACTGCCAGTTCCGTATAAACATGTGCGACAGTTCTCCCTGCGACAACGGCGCCACCTGTCACGATCACATCACGTACTACACATGTCACTGTCCTTATGGGTACACTGGGAAGCACTGCGAGACTTATGTTGATTGGTAAGTTAAGAGTTTTTAAAGAAGGGCATATAAACGCGAAGGATTGTATGTACGAATGTTTGGTTGAGATTTTAATGACCCAATTTTTTATTCTGATATAGCTTgcatgtcaaaataaaatataggagagtttatccgggtgcgagatGTAGTTCCCTAGGGAAGCGAAAGAAACTGCTGACGCAAACCAGTCGTTTAAAATTGTTTAGTCTAAAGAACGAGCTTGCGTGTCAGCCACTGAGCTGATCTTCATTGATAAGGTTCTTAACCAAATTTTCAGCAATGTATAAAATTCGTAATAACTCATGTTTCAATTTTCCTACAGGTGTGAAGTGAACCCGTGCGAGAACGGTGCTACATGTTCGCAGAAGGGCCCACAATATACATGTTCCTGTGCCCCGGGTTGGTCCGGCAAGCTCTGTGACGTCGAGATGGTGTCCTGTAAAGATGCGGCTATCAGGAAAGGTATGGATTACAGAGGTAATTTACTGTtacttacatacttttaaatattaagtttttgtgaaaatttcatgcaatataaaaaaaaatcatttgagTAAGTGTAATTTATATTGTCGATATTCATGTTCAGCTAGGCTAATACAATATTCCTTGTCCACAGGTGTAAAACTAAAACAGCTATGCAATAACGGCTCATGTGAAGATATTGGCAACTCCCATCGTTGTCACTGTCTTGAAGGATACACTGGATCTTACTGCCAAAAGGAAATTAACGAGTGCGACTCAGCACCGTGCCaaaatggagctttgtgcaaagACCTTGTAGGAACATACCAGTGTCAATGCGCTAAAGGCTTCCAAGGACAGAACTGCGAGCTCAATGTGAATGATTGCCTACCGAACCCTTGCCAAAACGGAGGAACTTGCCACGATCTGATCAACAACTTCTCATGCTCCTGTCCATTCGGAACTCTTGGCAAAATCTGCGAGATCAACGTCAATGATTGTAAGCAAGACGCATGCCACAACAACGGTACTTGTATCGACAAAGTTGGCGGCTTTGAGTGCAAGTGTCCACCTGGCTTCGTCGGCCCACGATGTGAGGGTGACATCAACGAATGTTTGTCCAACCCATGCTTAATACCTGGTACTCAAGACTGCGTCCAACTTGTCAACGATTACCATTGCAACTGCAAGCCTGGGTACATGGGAAGACACTGTGATGCTAAAGTCAACTTCTGTGCTAACTCCCCTTGTCAGAATGGAGGTAGATGCACTGCTATTCAGGGAGGACACGAATGCCTTTGTAGTGATGGATATTACGGCAAGAACTGTGAATACTCAGGATATGCTTGCGATTCTAATCCTTGCCAAAATGGAGGATACTGCCGAATATCAGAAATCGGAGGCTATGTATGCGACTGTCCATCTGGCTTATCAGGAATCAACTGCGAAATTGACTCCATGAATGAATGTCTGAGCAACCCTTGTAAGCATCCAGAAGCTAGATGTATTGACAAGGCTGGCGACTACCTCTGTTACTGCCCACGACAATGGACCGGCAAGAGCTGCGATATCCACGACCCACACTCCAGAGGAGGATATGGAAGTCCAGTAATTGGAGGTTTCAACCCTAAGAAACCAGGGCCTAGTTTTGAAGAACTGGATTTGGCTTTCCAAAGAGAACAGTGTGTAAAGAAGGGTTGCAAGGAAAAGCAAGGCGATCACCATTGCGATGAAGAATGCAATACATACGCGTGTGAGTTTGACGGCAACGACTGCTCCCTAGGTTTAAATCCTTGGGCAAACTGCACAGCACCAATCAAATGTTGGGAAGTCTTCATGGATGGTGAATGTAACGAAGTATGCAACACGCAGGCTTGTTTGTTCGACGGAAGAGATTGTCAGAAGTCCCTACAACGCTGTAATCCAATCTACGATGCGTATTGTCAGAAGCATTACGCCAACGGCCATTGTGACTACGGCTGTAATAACGCTGAGTGTAACTGGGACGGTCTTGATTGTGAGAACGAACCTCCACATCTAGCCGAAGGTGTCATGTCCGTAACTTTACTGATGGATGTCAGGACCTTCAAGGAAAACTCCGTCGCCTTCCTCCGAGATTTAGGCCATCAGTTACGAACAACGGTTTTGATAAAGAAAGATCATTTAGGCAACGATATGGTCTACCCGTGGAAGGGATCAACAGATGTTGGCTTACAAGACACTGAGTTCGGAAAGAACCATAACATTGTCTTTACGGAAAGGGGACAATCAGGAGTGCAAGTCTACTTGGAAATTGATAACAGAAAGTGTACATCCATGTCAAGTTCTGAGTGCTTCTTCTCAGCGAGAGAGGCCGCAGAGTTCTTAGCAGCTACAGCATCGAAACATTCCTTATCACCTGACTTCCCTATTTTCCAAGTCAAGGGTGTGAAAACCCCTGACGATGCTAGCGACGTCCCAACCAATTCAAAATACGTCTTCATCGGAGTCATTCTGGTCCTCCTAGCTGGGCTACTGATTGGAGTGTTAGTGACTGCTCAAAGGAAACGAGCAGCTGGCATAACATGGTTCCCCGAAGGTTTCATCCGCAACAACTCTTCGACCAGACGTAGATCACGAAGACGTGGTCCTGATGGCCAGGAGATGCGAAACTTGAACAAGGGTTCTATCGGTTGTATTGACGTGGATATAAATGGGGGTCATATGGGACCTCCTCATCACTGGTcggatgaagatgatgatggttCAGCGCCTCCAAGGGCTAAGCGAGCTAGAGGTCCAGGGGATGCTAACGGTGCTCCTGGTGGTTACGCGTCAGACCATACAGCTATCACGGATTATGA is a genomic window containing:
- the LOC110379649 gene encoding neurogenic locus Notch protein isoform X5, with amino-acid sequence MLCYKMWSRNFIPDYGIQLLSIFIVLSTLAARIHGVEGFVSCSPSPCKNGGTCLSTPRGEYFCNCTSRYAGEFCQHLNPCHSESSPRCQNGGSCRVRPGVGGGPPSFACDCPLGFSASLCEISIPAACDSAPCLNGATCRLTSLDTYECDCPPGYTGDECSHEDHCASQPCRNGGRCVADNTTTAGYSCACPPGFTGSRCTEDVVECSSGSGPCHHGRCFNTHGSYTCVCEPGYTGRDCDAEYVPCEPSPCHHDGRCTPLDQLRYECDCPPGYRGQNCEIDIDDCPGHLCQNGATCVDGLNSYTCECPPTFTGTLCETDVDECALRPLVCQNGATCTNSVGGFSCICVNGWTGPECSVNIDDCAGAACFNGATCIDRVGAFYCKCTPGKTGLLCHLDDACTSNPCHADAICDTSPINGSYTCSCASGYKGLDCSEDIDECEQGSPCEHDGICVNTPGSFACNCSVGFTGPRCETNVNECESHPCRNDGSCLDDPGTFRCVCMPGFTGTQCEVEIDECANNPCLNGGICHDMINAFKCTCVIGFTGARCQVNIDDCASSPCRNGGTCHDSVAGYTCECPPGYTGMSCETNINDCLSAPCHRGECIDGDNSFTCNCHPGYTGRVCQTQINECESNPCQFGGHCEDLIGGYQCRCKPGTSGRNCEINVNECYSNPCRNGATCIDGINRYTCECIPGFTGQHCETNINECLSNPCANGGKCVDRINGFRCECPRGYYDARCLSDVNECASNPCINGGSCEDGVNQFICHCLPGYGGQRCERDIDECSSNPCQHGGTCHDRLNAYKCDCVLGFTGVNCETNIDDCAGNPCLHGGSCIDLVNGYRCVCAPPHSGRNCENTLDPCTPNQCRHGGRCVAEASYAEFTCQCPVGWTGALCERDVDECAVTAPCHNEATCINTEGSYACLCARGYEGKDCAINTDDCASFPCQNGATCLDSIGDYNCVCASGFAGKHCEVDIDECQSRPCMNGATCNQYVASYTCTCPLGFSGINCQTNDEDCTESSCMNGGTCIDGINSYNCSCPPGYTGSNCQFRINMCDSSPCDNGATCHDHITYYTCHCPYGYTGKHCETYVDWCEVNPCENGATCSQKGPQYTCSCAPGWSGKLCDVEMVSCKDAAIRKGVKLKQLCNNGSCEDIGNSHRCHCLEGYTGSYCQKEINECDSAPCQNGALCKDLVGTYQCQCAKGFQGQNCELNVNDCLPNPCQNGGTCHDLINNFSCSCPFGTLGKICEINVNDCKQDACHNNGTCIDKVGGFECKCPPGFVGPRCEGDINECLSNPCLIPGTQDCVQLVNDYHCNCKPGYMGRHCDAKVNFCANSPCQNGGRCTAIQGGHECLCSDGYYGKNCEYSGYACDSNPCQNGGYCRISEIGGYVCDCPSGLSGINCEIDSMNECLSNPCKHPEARCIDKAGDYLCYCPRQWTGKSCDIHDPHSRGGYGSPVIGGFNPKKPGPSFEELDLAFQREQCVKKGCKEKQGDHHCDEECNTYACEFDGNDCSLGLNPWANCTAPIKCWEVFMDGECNEVCNTQACLFDGRDCQKSLQRCNPIYDAYCQKHYANGHCDYGCNNAECNWDGLDCENEPPHLAEGVMSVTLLMDVRTFKENSVAFLRDLGHQLRTTVLIKKDHLGNDMVYPWKGSTDVGLQDTEFGKNHNIVFTERGQSGVQVYLEIDNRKCTSMSSSECFFSAREAAEFLAATASKHSLSPDFPIFQVKGVKTPDDASDVPTNSKYVFIGVILVLLAGLLIGVLVTAQRKRAAGITWFPEGFIRNNSSTRRRSRRRGPDGQEMRNLNKGSIGCIDVDINGGHMGPPHHWSDEDDDGSAPPRAKRARGPGDANGAPGGYASDHTAITDYEEAGHDGRVWTQQHLDAADIRVPPSMMTPPAIHDGHVEVDARGPLGMTPLMVAAVRGGGLDTGSDAEDEQTAHIISELVAQGAQLNAAMDKTGETSLHLAARYARADAAKRLLDAGADANSQDNTGRTPLHAAVAADAMGVFQILLRNRATNLNARMHDGTTPLILAARLAIEGMVEDLINADADINAADNSGKTALHWAAAVNNIDAVNVLLAHGANRDAQDDKDETPLFLGAREGSYGACRALLDAMANREITDHMDRLPRDVAQERMHDDIVRLLDEHCPRPPPQHHHLMSSPNPHPQLISQPTVISTAAKGKPKKSRAKAGPDSPDQAYDNNNLQTTQIRRKPSVKKNNKKVAQEVPQSVESLGSSLSPVESPLQNLQDLPSPYDATSLYSNAMAQFVGIEQLVQHKQPPSYEDCVKTGQTLQQSYGGGALGASLSPPYSNHSPTHSNHTTSPHAYIGSPSPGKSRPSLPTSPAHMAALRHSHQNQLDAAAYSALAQMSANNQHNAQFQAVMSQAAALGQVQGQHPALTNMMSSLYGGWGIGDTFPTPSPESPDHWSTPSPQTPLTQSPHSDWSDRAALSPNDIQQTNKGATEAIYI